One region of Syntrophobacter fumaroxidans MPOB genomic DNA includes:
- the mnmG gene encoding tRNA uridine-5-carboxymethylaminomethyl(34) synthesis enzyme MnmG: protein MNKYEVIVVGAGHAGCEAALAAARMGCRTLVLSICLDTVAHMPCSPSVGGVGKGHLVREIDALGGRMALITDRTAIQFRLLNTKKGPAVWGTRTQNDKARYRISMKHCLESEPNLDLKQAHVESLAVEGNRIVGVIDQLGVFFGADAVVLATGTFLRGLVHIGTTSVEAGRAGELASYPLANQLQRLGFTLGRMKTGTPARLGRRSIDFSRFREQHGDEAPKPFSLFTDSIALPQVSCFIGKTHQRTHELVRRHIHLSPLYNGTIRGVSARYCPSLEDKVMRFPDKDFHQIILEPEGLDTEEVYASGTGNSLPYDIQLRLIHSVPGLEEAEVMRPAYAIEYDFVQPTQLKATLGSKLVEGLYMAGQINGTSGYEEAAGQGLWAGINAALKAQGRPPFILDRSEAYLAVMVDDLVTRGTNEPYRIFTSRAEYRLLLREDNADLRLLEKGCELGLHSADAAKELRERRGAIRNELERLRLTHVRPSAQVNQTLAENHSPPLDAPAPLDKLLKRPELNYSTVAILSPPPEPLSSKVTEQVEVECKYEGYLKRQEAEVAKFRQLEQAAIPEDLMYDDIPGLSNELRQKLGAVRPLSLGQATRIPGMTPAAVSVLMVHLRRRAQGGPFLAPVLDPGVNMHSQKKKLA, encoded by the coding sequence ATGAACAAATACGAGGTGATTGTCGTGGGGGCGGGCCATGCGGGGTGTGAAGCGGCCCTGGCGGCCGCGCGCATGGGCTGCCGCACGCTGGTGTTGTCCATATGCCTCGACACCGTTGCCCACATGCCGTGCTCGCCTTCGGTGGGCGGGGTCGGCAAGGGACACCTGGTGAGGGAGATCGATGCTCTCGGCGGCCGAATGGCTCTGATCACGGACCGGACCGCCATCCAGTTCCGTCTGCTCAACACCAAGAAGGGACCCGCAGTATGGGGGACACGCACGCAAAACGACAAGGCGCGCTACCGCATCAGCATGAAACATTGCCTGGAATCGGAACCCAACCTGGACCTCAAGCAGGCGCACGTGGAATCCCTGGCGGTGGAAGGCAACCGGATCGTGGGAGTGATCGATCAACTGGGTGTCTTTTTTGGTGCCGATGCGGTCGTCCTGGCCACGGGCACTTTCCTGCGCGGCCTGGTCCACATCGGAACGACCAGCGTGGAGGCGGGCAGGGCGGGGGAGCTTGCTTCGTATCCGCTCGCGAACCAGTTGCAGCGACTCGGGTTCACCCTGGGGCGAATGAAAACCGGGACCCCCGCACGACTGGGGCGGCGAAGCATCGACTTCAGCCGATTCAGAGAGCAACACGGGGATGAGGCGCCGAAGCCGTTTTCTCTTTTCACCGATTCGATCGCTCTGCCACAGGTCTCATGTTTCATCGGCAAGACTCACCAACGCACCCATGAGCTGGTGCGACGCCATATTCACCTGTCCCCGCTCTACAACGGCACCATCCGGGGGGTGTCCGCGCGCTACTGTCCGTCCCTGGAAGACAAGGTGATGCGATTCCCAGACAAGGACTTCCACCAGATCATCCTGGAGCCCGAGGGACTCGATACCGAGGAGGTCTACGCCAGCGGCACCGGCAATTCCCTTCCTTATGATATCCAGCTCCGGCTTATCCACTCGGTGCCCGGCCTGGAAGAAGCGGAAGTGATGCGCCCGGCATACGCCATCGAGTACGATTTCGTTCAGCCGACTCAACTCAAGGCCACCCTGGGGAGCAAGCTGGTCGAGGGTTTGTACATGGCCGGGCAGATCAACGGGACTTCGGGTTACGAGGAGGCGGCCGGGCAGGGGCTGTGGGCCGGGATCAATGCCGCGCTCAAGGCTCAGGGAAGACCGCCCTTCATCCTGGATCGTTCGGAAGCCTACCTGGCCGTCATGGTGGACGATCTGGTGACCAGGGGAACCAACGAGCCGTACAGGATTTTCACCTCGCGCGCGGAATACCGGCTCCTGTTGCGGGAAGACAATGCGGACCTCAGGCTGCTCGAGAAGGGGTGCGAACTGGGGTTGCACTCGGCCGATGCGGCCAAGGAGTTGAGAGAGCGGCGCGGAGCGATCCGGAATGAACTGGAGAGGCTTCGCCTGACCCACGTGCGCCCCTCGGCGCAAGTCAATCAAACCCTGGCGGAAAACCATTCGCCTCCCCTGGATGCTCCTGCTCCTCTGGACAAGCTCCTCAAACGTCCCGAGCTGAATTACTCGACCGTGGCCATCCTGTCACCGCCTCCCGAGCCGTTGTCGAGCAAGGTGACGGAACAGGTCGAAGTGGAATGCAAATATGAGGGATATCTGAAACGCCAGGAGGCGGAAGTCGCGAAGTTCAGGCAACTCGAGCAGGCGGCTATTCCGGAAGATTTAATGTATGACGACATCCCCGGCCTTTCCAATGAGCTCCGGCAGAAGCTCGGGGCGGTACGGCCGCTCTCTCTCGGCCAGGCGACGAGGATTCCGGGTATGACGCCCGCGGCCGTTTCCGTGCTGATGGTTCATCTGCGACGCCGCGCCCAGGGCGGGCCTTTCTTAGCGCCAGTGCTCGATCCGGGTGTAAATATGCATTCTCAAAAGAAAAAGCTTGCTTAA
- a CDS encoding Fur family transcriptional regulator encodes MEGRNDKDFIATLRGHGLQVTYQRLAIYQALYHTKEHPSAEVIYQQVKKRFPMISLGTVYKTLERFYEVGLIQKVSPVTEVARYDANTQPHHHMVCLECQSIQDAEDIIPEQKFASVGKNGFRVLRQQVVLQGYCRGCRPDAAEN; translated from the coding sequence ATGGAGGGGAGAAACGACAAAGATTTTATCGCGACTCTTAGGGGTCACGGTCTGCAGGTGACCTATCAGCGGCTGGCGATTTACCAGGCGCTGTATCACACGAAGGAGCATCCGAGCGCCGAAGTGATTTATCAGCAGGTCAAGAAACGGTTTCCTATGATTTCCCTGGGAACTGTGTATAAGACGCTGGAACGCTTTTATGAAGTAGGCCTGATTCAGAAGGTAAGCCCGGTAACCGAAGTTGCCCGCTACGACGCCAATACTCAGCCTCATCATCACATGGTTTGCCTGGAATGCCAGTCTATTCAGGACGCCGAGGACATTATCCCGGAACAGAAATTTGCATCCGTTGGTAAGAACGGTTTTCGAGTTCTGCGTCAACAGGTGGTTCTCCAGGGGTACTGCCGAGGCTGCCGCCCGGATGCGGCGGAGAACTGA
- a CDS encoding electron transfer flavoprotein subunit beta/FixA family protein has protein sequence MAVNIVVILKQTPDTESVIRLAENKKSIVTRDLKWIINPYDEFAIEAALRLKEKHGGKVTVVSYGPSRVVEALRTALAMGADDAVHLDDIALKSVDFLRVTRALTAAVKELNPDIILIGSRAVDYDQGQRGAIVAEHLGWPHLALAVSLESDGKTVTIERPIEGGKVTLEAALPALVTVGGSHTIWNPRYASLPGIMKAKKKPLVVKKIADLGLDPALFKPETARIWITSLEMPPQRAPGRIIDGADAEDKARKLVTALHEEAKVI, from the coding sequence ATGGCTGTGAATATTGTTGTCATACTCAAACAGACTCCTGATACGGAATCGGTGATTCGTCTTGCCGAGAACAAGAAGTCGATTGTCACGCGGGACCTGAAGTGGATCATCAACCCCTACGATGAATTTGCAATAGAAGCTGCGCTCAGGCTGAAGGAAAAGCACGGCGGCAAAGTGACCGTGGTGAGTTACGGCCCCTCCCGGGTCGTGGAGGCGCTCCGAACCGCTCTGGCCATGGGGGCCGACGATGCCGTCCACCTGGACGACATCGCATTGAAGAGCGTCGACTTCCTTCGAGTGACCCGGGCACTGACGGCCGCCGTCAAGGAATTGAACCCGGACATCATCCTGATCGGTTCGCGGGCCGTCGACTACGATCAGGGACAACGCGGCGCGATTGTGGCGGAGCATCTGGGCTGGCCTCATCTCGCGCTGGCCGTATCCCTCGAGTCCGACGGCAAAACGGTGACTATCGAGCGTCCCATCGAGGGCGGGAAGGTCACCCTCGAGGCCGCCCTGCCTGCCCTGGTGACCGTCGGCGGTTCTCACACCATCTGGAATCCGCGGTACGCTTCGTTGCCGGGAATCATGAAAGCCAAAAAGAAGCCCCTGGTGGTGAAGAAGATTGCGGATCTGGGACTGGACCCCGCGCTTTTCAAGCCGGAAACGGCCAGGATATGGATCACCTCTCTCGAGATGCCTCCGCAACGCGCTCCGGGACGCATTATCGACGGCGCCGACGCGGAGGACAAGGCGAGAAAGCTTGTCACGGCTTTGCACGAAGAAGCCAAGGTGATCTAG